Proteins co-encoded in one Dasypus novemcinctus isolate mDasNov1 chromosome 18, mDasNov1.1.hap2, whole genome shotgun sequence genomic window:
- the LMTK3 gene encoding LOW QUALITY PROTEIN: serine/threonine-protein kinase LMTK3 (The sequence of the model RefSeq protein was modified relative to this genomic sequence to represent the inferred CDS: deleted 1 base in 1 codon) → MPASGALILLAAVSASGCLASPAHPDGFALGRAPLAPPYAVVLISCSGLLAFIFLLLTCLCCKRGDVGFKEFENPEGEDCSGEYTPPAEETSSSQSLPDVYILPLAEVSLPMPAPQPSHSDMTTPLGLSRQHLSYLQEIGSGWFGKVILGEIFSDYTPAQVVVKELRASAGPLEQRKFISEAQPYRSLQHPNVLQCLGLCVETLPFLLIMEFCQLGDLKRYLRAQRPPEGLSPELPPRDLRTLQRMGLEIARGLAHLHSHNYVHSDLALRNCLLTSDLTVRIGDYGLAHSNYKEDYYLTPERLWIPLRWAAPELLGELHGTFMVVDQSRESNIWSLGVTLWELFEFGAQPYRHLSDEEVLAFVVRQQHVKLARPRLKLPYADYWYDILQSCWRPPAQRPSASDLQLQLTYLLSERPPRPPPPPPPRDGPFPWPWPAAHPPPRPGTLSSPFPLLDGFPGTDPDDVLTVTESSRGLNLECLWEKARRGAGRGGGPPPWQPASAPPAPHANPSNPFYEALATPSVLPVISARSPSVGSEYYIRLEEHGSPPEPLFPNDWDPLDPGVPPPQPPQAPSEVPQLVSETWASPLFPAPRPFPTQASTSGGFLLSGWDPEGRGAGETLAGDPAEVLGERGAAPWADEEEEEEEGSSPGEDSSSLGAGPSCRGPLPCPLCSREGACSCLPLERGDAVAGWGGHPALGCPHPPEDDSSLRAERGSLADLPMAPPASAPPEFLDPLMGAAAPQYPGRGPPPAPPPPPPPPRAPTDPAASPDPASAVASPGSGLSSPGPKPGDSGYETETPFSPEGAFPGGGAAEEEEGVPRPRAPPEPPDPGAPRPPPDPGPLPPPGTWEKPTFVVQVSTEQLLMSLREDVTRNLLGDKGATPREAGPRKTGRSPGNREKAPGGHRDPAVPGGGKRAPSPSQDPSLPANGATVLENGAQVAPGTEEKAAANGGPGSPGREEKVLENGELTPPRREAKLLENGGPKSPEATEKVLVNGGLTPPKSEEASENGGPRLPRNAERPPETGPWRAPGPWEKMPESGGPAPTIRGPAPETSPARVPEPGAAPPSGAETAPGTSGPAPRSGAPEAGTERRAPATGGALRAPAAGRLDPGSGGRVPVGSGTAPGGGPGSGVDAKAGWADSTRPPPLPPPEKPPETPPRRPEPAPLRARPEVAPEGDPGVPDSRAAGDTAPSGDGDPPKLERKGPEMPRLFLDLGPPQGNSEQIKAKLSRLSLALPPLTLTPFPGPGPRRPPWEGADAGAAGGEAGGAGAPGPAEEDGEDEDEEEDEDEEAAAGAAAGPRGPRRARAAPVPVVVSSADADAARPLRGLLKSPRGADEPEDSELERKRKMVSFHGDVTVYLFDQETPTNELSVQGPPEGDTDPSTPPAPPTPPHPATPGDGFPSNDSGFGGSFEWAEDFPLLPPPGPPLCFSRFSVSPALETPGPPARAPDARPAGPVEN, encoded by the exons ATGGATTCGCTCTGGGCCGGGCCCCTCTGGCTCCCCCCTATGCTGTGGTCCTCATTTCCTGCTCTGGCCTGCTGGCCttcatcttcctcctcctcacCTGTCTGTGCTGCAAACGAGGCGATGTCGGCTTTAAG GAGTTCGAGAACCCTGAAGGGGAGGATTGCTCCGGGGAGTACACGCCCCCGGCCGAGGAGACCTCCTCCTCACAGTCGCTGCCTGATGTCTACATTCTCCCGCTGGCTGAGGTCTCCCTGCCGATGCCCGCCCCGCAGCCCTCACATTCCG acatGACCACGCCCCTGGGCCTCAGCCGCCAGCACCTCAGCTACCTTCAAGAGATTGGGAGTGGCTGGTTTGGGAAG GTCATCCTGGGGGAGATTTTCTCCGACTACACCCCAGCCCAGGTGGTAGTGAAGGAGCTCCGAGCCAGCGCGGGGCCCCTGGAGCAGCGCAAGTTCATCTCGGAGGCGCAGCCATACAG aagcCTGCAGCACCCCAACGTCCTCCAGTGCCTGGGCCTCTGCGTGGAGACACTGCCCTTTCTGCTGATTATGGAATTCTGCCAGCTG GGGGACCTGAAGCGCTACCTCCGCGCCCAGCGGCCCCCTGAGGGCCTGTCCCCCGAGCTGCCCCCTCGAGACCTGCGGACGCTGCAGAGGATGGGGCTGGAGATCGCCCGCGGGCTGGCCCACCTGCACTCGCACAATTACGTGCACAG CGACCTGGCCCTGCGCAACTGCCTGCTGACCTCCGACCTCACGGTGCGCATCGGCGACTACGGGCTGGCGCACAGCAACTACAAG GAGGACTACTACCTGACCCCCGAGCGCCTGTGGATCCCGCTGCGCTGGGCGGCGCCCGAGCTCCTCGGGGAGCTGCACGGGACCTTCATGGTGGTGGACCAGAGCCGCGAGAGCAACATCTG GTCCCTGGGGGTGACCCTGTGGGAGCTGTTTGAGTTCGGGGCGCAGCCCTACCGCCACCTGTCCGACGAGGAGGTGCTCGCCTTCGTGGTGCGCCAGCAGCACGTCAAGCTGGCGCGGCCCCGGCTCAAGCTGCCCTACGCAGACTACTG GTACGACATCCTGCAGTCCTGCTGGCGGCCGCCTGCCCAGCGCCCCTCGGCCTCCGACCTGCAGCTGCAGCTCACCTACCTGCTCTCCGAGCGGCCCCCGAGGCCCCCgccgcctcccccgccccgcgACGGCCCCTTCCCCTGGCCCTGGCCCGCGGCGCACCCGCCACCCCGGCCGGGCACCCTCTCCTCGCCGTTCCCGCTCCTGGACGGCTTCCCGGGGACCGACCCCGACGACGTCCTCACGGTGACCGAGAGCAGCCGTGGGCTCAACCTCGAGTGCCTGTGGGAGAAGGCCCGGCGGGGCGCGGGCCGCGGCGGGGGTCCCCCGCCCTGGCAGCCGGCCTCggcgcccccggccccccacGCCAACCCCTCCAACCCCTTCTACGAGGCGCTGGCCACCCCCAGCGTGCTGCCCGTCATCAGCGCCCGCAGCCCCTCGGTGGGCAGCGAGTACTACATCCGCCTGGAGGAGCACGGCTCCCCGCCCGAGCCCCTCTTCCCCAACGACTGGGACCCCCTGGACCCAGGCGTGccgcccccccagcccccgcagGCCCCCTCCGAGGTCCCCCAGCTGGTGTCTGAGACCTGGGCCTCCCCGCTCTTCCCCGCGCCCCGGCCCTTCCCGACCCAGGCCTCCACCTCAGGCGGCTTCCTCCTGAGCGGCTGGGACCCCGAGGGCCGGGGCGCCGGGGAGACCCTGGCGGGGGACCCCGCTGAGGTGCTGGGGGAGCGGGGGGCCGCCCCGTGGGCCgacgaggaagaggaggaggaggagggcagcTCCCCGGGGGAGGACAGCAGCAGCCTGGGGGCGGGCCCCAGCTGCCGgggccccctgccctgccccctgtgCAGCCGCGAGGGCGCCTGCTCCTGCCTGCCCCTGGAGCGGGGGGACGCCGTGGCCGGCTGGGGGGGCCACCCTGCCCTGGGCTGTCCCCACCCCCCAGAGGACGACTCGTCCCTGCGGGCAGAGCGGGGGTCCCTGGCCGACCTGCCCATGGCCCCCCCCGCCTCGGCCCCCCCCGAGTTCCTGGACCCCCTCATGGGGGCGGCGGCGCCCCAGTACCCCGGGCGGGGGccaccccccgct cccccccccccgccgccacCTCCCCGGGCCCCCACGGACCCGGCCGCATCCCCCGACCCCGCCTCGGCCGTGGCCAGTCCCGGCTCGGGCCTGTCGTCTCCGGGCCCCAAGCCGGGGGACAGCGGCTACGAGACCGAGACCCCTTTTTCCCCGGAGGGAGCCTTCCCAGGCGGGGGGGCGGccgaggaggaggaaggggtccCTCGGCCGCGGGCTCCCCCCGAGCCGCCCGACCCCGGAGCGCCCCGGCCACCCCCAGACCCGGGTCCCCTCCCACCCCCGGGGACCTGGGAGAAGCCAACCTTCGTGGTTCAAGTGAGCACCGAGCAGCTGCTGATGTCCCTGCGGGAGGATGTGACAAGGAACCTCCTGGGGGACAAGGGGGCCACCCCCCGGGAGGCGGGGCCCCGGAAGACGGGGAGAAGCCCCGGGAACAGAGAGAAAGCCCCGGGCGGGCACAGGGACCCGGCAGTCCCAGGCGGCGGCAAGAGAGCCCCAAGCCCGAGCCAGGACCCGAGCCTCCCCGCGAACGGGGCGACAGTGTTGGAGAACGGGGCACAGGTAGCCCCAGGCACCGAGGAGAAGGCGGCCGCGAACGGGGGCCCAGGATccccagggagagaagagaaagtgctggagaatggggagctgacacCCCCAAGGAGGGAGGCGAAACTGCTGGAGAATGGGGGCCCGAAGTCCCCCGAGGCCACGGAGAAAGTGCTGGTGAATGGGGGGTTGACGCCCCCAAAGAGCGAGGAGGCATCCGAGAATGGGGGCCCGAGACTCCCCAGGAACGCGGAGAGGCCTCCAGAGACTGGGCCTTGGAGAGCCCCCGGGCCCTGGGAGAAGATGCCCGAGAGTGGGGGTCCAGCCCCCACGATCAGGGGGCCAGCCCCCGAGACCTCGCCGGCGAGGGTGCCCGAGCCCGGGGCGGCGCCCCCGAGCGGCGCGGAGACAGCCCCTGGTACCTCTGGCCCGGCCCCCAGGAGCGGGGCCCCGGAGGCCGGGACCGAGAGGAGAGCCCCCGCGACTGGGGGGGCGCTGAGAGCCCCCGCGGCTGGGAGGCTGGACCCCGGGAGTGGGGGCCGAGTCCCAGTGGGGTCGGGGACGGCCCCCGGCGGCGGCCCCGGAAGCGGCGTGGACGCAAAGGCCGGATGGGCCGACAGCACGaggccgccgccgctgccgccgccggaGAAGCCGCCGGAGACGCCGCCGAGGAGGCCGGAGCCGGCGCCCCTGAGGGCCAGGCCGGAGGTGGCCCCCGAGGGAGACCCCGGGGTCCCCGACAGCAGGGCCGCCGGAGACACAGCACCCAGCGGAGACGGGGACCCCCCCAAGCTGGAGAGGAAGGGTCCCGAGATGCCACGGCTGTTCTTGGACTTGGGACCCCCTCAGGGGAACAGCGAGCAGATCAAAG CCAAGCTCTCGCGGCTCTCGCTGGCGCTGCCGCCGCTCACGCTCACGCCGTTCCCGGGGCCGGGCCCGCGGCGGCCCCCGTGGGAGGGCGCGGACGCCGGGGCGGCTGGCGGGGAggccggcggggcgggggcgccgggGCCGGCGGAGGAGGACGgggaggacgaggacgaggaggaggacgaggacgaggaggcggcggcgggcgcggcggcggggccgcggggccccCGGAGGGCGCGGGCAGCCCCGGTGCCCGTCGTGGTGAGCAGCGCCGACGCGGACGCGGCCCGCCCGCTGCGGGGGCTGCTCAAGTCGCCGCGCGGGGCCGACGAGCCCGAGGACAGCGAGCTGGAGAGGAAGCGCAAGATGGTCTCCTTCCACGGGGACGTGACCGTCTACCTCTTCGACCAG GAGACGCCAACCAACGAACTGAGCGTCCAGGGCCCCCCCGAGGGGGACACGGACCCGTCAACGCCCCCAGCGCCCCCGacgcctccccaccccgccaCCCCCGGAGATGGGTTTCCCAGCAACGACAGCGGCTTTG GAGGCAGTTTCGAGTGGGCGGAGGatttccccctcctgcccccgccAGGCCCCCCCCTGTGCTTCTCCCGCTTCTCCGTCTCGCCTGCGCTGGAGACCCCGGGGCCCCCCGCCCGGGCCCCCGACGCCCGGCCCGCAG GCCCCGTGGAGAACTGA